In Callospermophilus lateralis isolate mCalLat2 chromosome 4, mCalLat2.hap1, whole genome shotgun sequence, one genomic interval encodes:
- the LOC143398562 gene encoding LOW QUALITY PROTEIN: cytokine receptor common subunit beta-like (The sequence of the model RefSeq protein was modified relative to this genomic sequence to represent the inferred CDS: substituted 1 base at 1 genomic stop codon), with translation MALTWGLLLLALQAPWGQGVTGTEETIPLKTLRCYNNYTSRIVCRWAATQDALWLLNLTLHRRVNGDLPQPVSCEINKDTSSGDCPAPPCVHRRCLIPYQEFALADHDYYFFQPDRPLGIQLSVPLAQHVQPPPPKDPQISKTGGHFLLTWSVALGNPQTPWLSQGDLEFEVVFRRLSDSWEEATSLYSRSSPAVLGEELLVPGSTYVARVRTWLAPSSRFSGRPSRWSPEILWDSQPGDEAQPRNLQCVFDGAHTLGCSWEVSSPVASSVSLGLFYASSPEAQEEDCAPVLKEELSGLYTRLRCQIPVPDPGARGLYVVSVRPRSEGRFIKSSDNIQMARPTLNVTRDGSSFSLCWAAEHSDKIQPAFEVQYRRDAEDWGDSKRETLQSAHSMALPALEPSTRYWARVRVRPTPGVYNGIWSEWSEAHSWTTEWVLPTWVLPTALVVVTLLLLLALRCCGVYGYRLNRKWKEKIPNPGKSHLFQNGGTGLGPPPSLWGAPSRTPPAQGPWDSLFPEQERLPSPDFGNSKVSPLTIEDLQVSCHPPSGPDTTPAASGLPSETPPGPQPGPAAPSGRAENRLPSFDFNGPYLGPPHSGSLPDVQGQRAPPQSQEPALTGSLEYLCLPPGGQVQLVPLAQVMGQGQAVDGQGQPSPAAQETAPLESRGGPAPPAPGLGVGEQDPKHSPAALPMSSGDPEDPGVASAYVTTADLALALPTVTPSVSPAPPLSPPLVXNPSFCPRPQDGPLGAPDPGKPGFEGYVELPPTMGQCPQPPTGSPASPVSSTPILSPGEPREEVTLVSPPAEGLLVQQQEGDHHLLSSIGS, from the exons ATGGCGCTGACCTGGgggctgctcctcctggccctgcaggCTCCCTGGGGCCAAGGGGTGACAGGGACAGAAG AAACCATCCCGCTGAAGACGCTGCGCTGCTACAACAACTACACCAGCCGCATCGTCTGCAGGTGGGCGGCCACGCAGGACGCCCTGTGGCTGCTCAACCTGACCCTCCATCGCAGGGTGAATGG GGACCTTCCACAGCCAGTGTCCTGTGAGATCAATAAGGACACGTCCTCGGGGGACTGCCCAGCGCCCCCGTGTGTGCATAGAAGGTGCCTCATTCCCTACCAGGAATTCGCCCTCGCTGACCACGACTACTACTTCTTCCAACCAGACCGGCCGCTGGGCATCCAGCTCTCGGTGCCACTGGCCCAGCACG TCCAGCCACCCCCACCCAAGGACCCCCAGATCAGCAAGACCGGGGGCCATTTCCTGCTGACCTGGAGCGTGGCCCTCGGGAACCCCCAGACACCCTGGCTGTCGCAGGGGGACCTGGAGTTCGAGGTGGTCTTCAGGCGGCTTAGCGACTCCTGGGAG GAGGCCACCAGCCTCTACTCCAGGTCCTCCCCGGCCGTCCTGGGCGAGGAGCTCCTGGTGCCCGGCAGCACCTACGTGGCCCGAGTGCGGACGTGGCTGGCCCCCAGCTCGCGCTTCTCGGGACGACCCAGCCGCTGGAGCCCCGAGATCCTCTGGGACTCGCAGCCAG GGGACGAGGCCCAGCCCCGGAACCTGCAGTGTGTCTTCGACGGGGCCCACACCCTGGGCTGCTCCTGGGAGGTCAGTTCCCCCGTGGCCAGCTCCGTCTCCTTAGGCCTCTTCTACGCGTCCAGCCCAGAGGCACA GGAGGAGGACTGTGCCCCGGTGCTGAAGGAGGAGCTCAGCGGCCTGTACACCCGGCTCCGGTGCCAGATCCCGGTGCCCGACCCCGGGGCCCGCGGCCTGTACGTCGTCTCTGTCCGTCCGCGGAGCGAGGGCAGGTTCATCAAGAGCTCGGACAACA TCCAGATGGCGCGCCCGACTCTCAATGTGACCAGAGATGGAAGCAGCTTCAGCCTGTGCTGGGCAGCGGAGCACAGTGACAAGATACAGCCAGCCTTCGAGGTCCAGTACCGCAGGGACGCAGAGGACTGGGGG GACAGCAAGAGAGAGACCCTGCAGAGTGCCCACAGCATGGCCCTGCCAGCTCTGGAGCCCTCCACCCGGTACTGGGCCAGGGTGAGGGTCAGGCCCACCCCCGGCGTCTACAACGGCATCTGGAGCGAGTGGAGTGAGGCTCACTCCTGGACCACAGAGTGGG TGCTGCCCACGTGGGTGCTGCCGACCGCCCTCGTCGTGGTCACCCTGCTCCTGCTCCTGGCACTGCGCTGCTGTGGCGTCTACGGGTACAG GCTGAACAGGAAGTGGAAGGAGAAGATCCCCAACCCTGGCAAGAGCCACCTGTTCCAG AACGGGGGTACAGGCCTCGGGCCCCCACCCAGCCTGTGGGGTGCCCCCAGCAGGACCCCGCCTGCCCAGGGGCCCTGGGACAGCCTCTTCCCTGAGCAGGAGAG GTTGCCTTCCCCAGATTTTGGGAACAGCAAGGTGTCACCTCTCACCATAGAGGACCTTCAAGTGTCCTGCCATCCACCATCTGGGCCCGATACAACCCCGGCTGCCTCGGGGCTGCCCTCGGAGACACCCCCCGGCCCCCAGCCGGGCCCAGCAGCCCCCTCAGGCAGGGCTGAGAACCGGCTGCCCAGCTTCGACTTCAATGGCCCCTACCTGGGGCCACCCCACAGCGGCTCCCTGCCTGACGTCCAGGGCCAGCGGGCGCCTCCCCAGAGCCAGGAGCCAGCGCTCACGGGCTCCCTGGAGTACCTGTGCCTGCCCCCTGGGGGACAGGTGCAGCTGGTCCCCCTGGCCCAGGTGATGGGGCAGGGCCAGGCTGTGGACGGGCAGGGCCAGCCCAGCCCTGCGGCCCAGGAGACTGCCCCCCTGGAGTCCAGGGGCGGCCCTGCCCCTCCTGCCCCTGGGCTGGGGGTGGGCGAACAGGACCCAAAGCACAGCCCAGCGGCGCTGCCCATGAGCTCTGGAGACCCTGAGGACCCTGGTGTGGCCTCTGCCTATGTCACCACGGCAGACCTGGCTCTTGCCCTGCCCACGGTGACCCCATCTGTCTCTCCAGCTCCACCTCTGAGCCCCCCCTTAGTCTAAAACCCCAGTTTCTGTCCTAGGCCACAAGATGGGCCCCTTGGAGCCCCAGACCCCGGGAAGCCAGGGTTCGAGGGCTATGTGGAGCTCCCTCCAACCATGGGCCAGTGCCCCCAGCCCCCCACGGGCAGTCCTGCCTCTCCTGTGTCCAGCACCCCCATTTTGAGCCCAGGGGAGCCCCGGGAGGAAGTAACCCTGGTGTCCCCACCTGCTGAGGGGCTCCTTGTCCAGCAGCAGGAGGGTGACCACCACCTCCTCTCCAGTATTGGCTCCTGA